One genomic segment of Streptomyces liangshanensis includes these proteins:
- a CDS encoding glycosyltransferase, whose translation MRIGLLTDGGYPYATGESRLWCDRLVRGLARHEFDLYALSRDSRQERSGWIQLPPHVRRVRTAPLWAPADDGRTYGRRDRRRFAAHFGQLATAVCAAGSIRAGLGPARGPGGDAAGPGPGDTFGDGLYGLADLARERGGLYAALRSEVAVRILEAACRAPGARRGVQHATVPDYLAFADRLERALRPLSLPWYGDGASSYGHGGAGYGGGASGAERGADPGARDGLGAVDLCHAASGGSAALPGLLAKRFFGVPLLVTEYGVRLRAHYLATGDPDAPFGDAAEDPAPGAPLRTLLAAFQGLLTAEVYGRADLITPGNAHARRWQERCGADRSKLRTVYPGMEAERFSTVGEAAGGAAGGAACAGGDPRTLVWVGRIEPAKDLISLLHAFALVRRAEPGARLRIIGAAAQGPEAAAYLDHCRALAAQLFPDEAADVYTAGDNPVSFEEIGGPGAPELPDAYAAGGVVVLSSVVEGFPVSLVEAMFCGRATVSTDVGAVVEIIGGTGLVVPPRNPRALADACVALLRDPERRERLGAAARARALELFTVEQNVAAFRDLYLELISRTPVHRPADTVDAAGSPLPFARPAEGCVPGRWTTTREPVAAHASAGAPRA comes from the coding sequence GTGCGGATCGGACTGCTCACGGACGGTGGCTATCCGTACGCGACGGGTGAGTCCAGGCTGTGGTGCGACCGGCTCGTGCGCGGGCTCGCGCGGCACGAGTTCGACCTCTACGCGCTGAGCCGCGATTCCCGGCAGGAGCGGAGCGGCTGGATCCAACTGCCGCCCCACGTCCGGCGGGTGCGCACCGCGCCGCTCTGGGCCCCGGCGGACGACGGCCGGACGTACGGGCGCCGCGACCGCCGCCGGTTCGCCGCGCACTTCGGACAGCTCGCCACGGCGGTCTGCGCGGCCGGGAGCATCCGGGCGGGGCTCGGCCCGGCCCGGGGACCCGGCGGGGACGCGGCCGGCCCGGGACCCGGCGACACCTTCGGAGATGGGCTGTACGGGCTCGCGGACCTGGCGCGGGAGCGCGGCGGGTTGTACGCGGCGCTGCGCTCCGAGGTCGCCGTACGGATCCTGGAGGCCGCCTGCCGCGCGCCCGGCGCACGCCGGGGCGTCCAGCACGCGACCGTCCCCGACTACCTCGCCTTCGCCGACCGGCTGGAGCGCGCGCTGCGCCCCCTCTCGCTGCCCTGGTACGGGGACGGCGCCTCCTCGTACGGGCACGGCGGTGCCGGGTACGGGGGCGGCGCCTCCGGCGCGGAGCGGGGCGCGGATCCCGGCGCGCGGGACGGCCTCGGCGCGGTCGACCTCTGCCACGCGGCGTCCGGCGGCTCGGCGGCGCTGCCGGGACTGCTGGCCAAACGCTTCTTCGGCGTGCCGCTGCTCGTCACGGAGTACGGCGTGCGGCTGCGGGCGCACTACCTCGCGACGGGCGACCCCGACGCGCCCTTCGGGGACGCCGCCGAGGACCCCGCGCCGGGTGCGCCGCTGCGGACGCTGCTCGCCGCGTTCCAGGGGCTGCTGACCGCCGAGGTGTACGGGCGGGCCGACCTGATCACCCCCGGCAACGCGCACGCGCGCCGCTGGCAGGAGCGGTGCGGCGCCGACCGCTCGAAGCTCCGCACGGTCTACCCGGGGATGGAGGCGGAGCGTTTCTCCACCGTGGGCGAGGCTGCCGGCGGGGCCGCGGGCGGGGCTGCTTGCGCCGGCGGCGACCCCCGCACGCTCGTCTGGGTCGGCAGGATCGAACCGGCCAAGGACCTCATCTCCCTCCTGCACGCCTTCGCGCTGGTGCGGCGCGCGGAGCCGGGCGCGCGGCTGCGGATCATAGGCGCGGCGGCGCAGGGGCCCGAGGCGGCGGCGTATCTCGACCACTGCCGGGCGCTGGCCGCCCAGCTCTTCCCCGACGAGGCGGCGGACGTGTACACCGCCGGCGACAACCCGGTCTCCTTCGAGGAGATCGGCGGCCCCGGCGCACCCGAACTCCCCGACGCCTACGCGGCCGGCGGGGTCGTGGTGCTCTCCAGCGTGGTCGAGGGCTTCCCGGTGAGCCTGGTCGAGGCGATGTTCTGCGGCCGCGCGACCGTCTCGACGGACGTGGGCGCGGTGGTCGAGATCATCGGCGGCACCGGGCTCGTCGTGCCCCCGCGCAACCCGCGGGCGCTCGCGGACGCGTGCGTGGCGCTGCTGCGCGACCCCGAGCGCCGCGAACGGCTCGGAGCGGCGGCGCGCGCCCGCGCGCTCGAACTCTTCACCGTCGAACAGAACGTCGCCGCGTTCCGCGACCTCTACCTGGAACTCATCTCGCGCACCCCGGTGCACCGCCCGGCCGACACGGTGGACGCCGCCGGCTCCCCGCTCCCCTTCGCCCGCCCGGCGGAGGGGTGCGTCCCCGGCCGCTGGACCACCACCCGCGAACCGGTAGCCGCCCACGCGTCAGCGGGAGCCCCCCGTGCCTGA
- a CDS encoding dipeptide ABC transporter ATP-binding protein, producing the protein MSGRLVKEAPAGGPLVVVEGLTVDFSTGAATEEESVRAVDGLSFSLDAGRAIGLVGESGSGKSTVAAALLGLHRGTGAEVGGTVLVAGTDVNAASDRELRALRGAVAAMVFQDPLSSLDPYYAVGDQIAEVYRVHTDASRKAARARAVEVLDRVGIPDAARRSRSRPHEFSGGMRQRALIAMALACEPRLLIADEPTTALDVTVQAQILDLLHDLRRETGMGLLLVTHDVGVAAESVDEVLVMRHGRRVETGTVTEVLGAPREPYTKALLAAVPRVDSPLTRARTDQNPARPAIEDASAPDGALLEAVDLRREFRRGRTTVAAVDGVSLSVRPGETLGIVGESGSGKTTLGRMLVRLLDPTAGQLRYRDSRTGTLSGIGTLSDKRLRPYRRELQMVFQDPVSSLNPRRSIGESVADPLRAAGVLDPAGIVARVKELLERVGLEPDRYDRYPHEFSGGQRQRVGIARALAAEPRLIVCDEPVSALDVTTQAQVTALLAELQRELGLALVFIAHDLAVVRHVSDRVAVMRAGRIVEQGTVDEVYGSPSDPYTRQLLAAVPSLDPAVAAERRAARTGLRKDVAAA; encoded by the coding sequence GTGAGCGGGCGACTGGTGAAGGAAGCGCCGGCGGGCGGGCCGCTGGTGGTCGTGGAGGGGCTCACCGTCGACTTCTCGACGGGGGCCGCCACGGAGGAGGAGTCGGTACGGGCCGTGGACGGCCTGTCCTTCTCCCTCGACGCCGGCCGGGCCATCGGCCTGGTCGGGGAGTCCGGCAGCGGCAAGAGCACCGTGGCCGCCGCCCTGCTCGGCCTGCACCGGGGGACCGGCGCGGAGGTCGGCGGCACGGTCCTGGTCGCCGGTACGGACGTGAACGCGGCGTCCGACCGCGAACTGCGCGCGCTGCGCGGGGCGGTGGCGGCCATGGTCTTCCAGGACCCGCTGTCGTCCCTGGACCCGTACTACGCGGTCGGCGACCAGATCGCCGAGGTCTACCGCGTCCACACGGACGCCTCGCGCAAGGCGGCGCGGGCCCGGGCCGTCGAGGTGCTCGACCGGGTCGGCATCCCCGACGCGGCGCGGCGCTCCCGCTCCCGGCCGCACGAGTTCAGCGGCGGGATGCGGCAACGCGCGCTCATCGCGATGGCGTTGGCGTGCGAGCCCCGGCTGCTCATCGCGGACGAGCCGACGACGGCGCTGGACGTCACCGTCCAGGCGCAGATCCTGGACCTGCTGCACGACCTGCGCCGGGAGACCGGCATGGGTCTGCTGCTGGTGACGCACGACGTGGGGGTGGCGGCGGAGAGCGTCGACGAGGTCCTGGTGATGCGCCACGGCCGCCGGGTCGAGACGGGCACGGTGACGGAGGTCCTGGGCGCCCCGAGGGAGCCGTACACGAAGGCGTTGCTGGCGGCGGTCCCGAGGGTGGACTCACCTCTGACGAGGGCCCGCACCGATCAGAATCCGGCCCGTCCCGCGATCGAGGACGCCTCTGCCCCGGACGGCGCCCTCCTCGAAGCCGTCGACCTCCGCAGGGAGTTCAGGCGCGGCCGCACCACCGTCGCCGCGGTCGACGGCGTCAGCCTGAGCGTCCGCCCCGGCGAAACCCTCGGCATCGTCGGCGAGAGCGGCAGCGGCAAGACCACCCTCGGCCGCATGCTCGTCCGCCTCCTCGACCCCACCGCCGGACAGCTCCGCTACCGGGACTCCCGCACCGGGACCCTCTCCGGCATCGGGACCCTGTCCGACAAGCGACTGCGCCCCTACCGGCGCGAACTCCAGATGGTCTTCCAGGACCCCGTCTCCTCGCTCAACCCGCGCAGGTCGATCGGCGAGTCCGTCGCCGACCCGCTGCGGGCCGCCGGCGTGCTCGACCCGGCCGGGATCGTCGCGCGGGTGAAGGAGCTGCTGGAGCGGGTCGGTCTCGAACCCGACCGGTACGACCGCTACCCGCACGAGTTCAGCGGAGGCCAGCGCCAACGCGTCGGCATCGCACGGGCCCTGGCCGCCGAGCCTCGGCTCATCGTCTGCGACGAGCCGGTCTCCGCGCTCGACGTGACGACCCAGGCGCAGGTCACCGCCCTGCTCGCCGAACTCCAGCGGGAGCTGGGCCTCGCGCTGGTCTTCATCGCCCACGACCTCGCCGTCGTCCGGCACGTCAGCGACCGCGTCGCGGTCATGCGGGCGGGCCGGATCGTCGAACAGGGCACGGTCGACGAGGTGTACGGGTCCCCCTCCGACCCGTACACCCGGCAACTGCTCGCCGCCGTACCGTCGCTGGACCCCGCGGTCGCCGCCGAGCGCAGGGCCGCGCGCACCGGGCTCCGCAAGGACGTGGCCGCAGCCTGA
- a CDS encoding ABC transporter permease has protein sequence MTRYLLKRLGGALLVLLVLSVVIYALFYVAPGDPARLACGERCSPQQVAQVREQLKLTDPVWLQYAHFIQGIFAGRDYSTGTASLHCDAPCLGFSYQNQQQVTQLIMQRLPATASLAFGAMVVWLIIGVGTGLLSALRRGGITERTLTLLTLAGTSTPVFILGLLILMVVCAYLQWLPFPSYVPLTEDPEQWAWNMLLPWFTLGLFESAKYARLTRSSTLETLAEDHIRTFRAYGVGERAVVGKHALRGAVPPVIALNALDVGTVLGGAVLTESLFGIPGIGKTLIDAVKVIDLPVVVGVVLVIGTAVVVANVLADLLYAVADRRVVLQ, from the coding sequence ATGACGCGCTACCTGCTCAAACGGCTCGGCGGCGCGCTGCTCGTCCTGCTCGTCCTGTCCGTCGTGATCTACGCGCTCTTCTACGTGGCGCCGGGCGACCCCGCCCGGCTCGCCTGCGGTGAGCGCTGCTCGCCGCAACAGGTCGCGCAGGTCAGGGAACAGCTCAAGCTGACCGATCCCGTGTGGTTGCAGTACGCCCACTTCATCCAGGGCATCTTCGCCGGCCGCGACTACTCGACCGGCACGGCGAGCCTGCACTGCGATGCGCCGTGCCTCGGCTTCTCGTACCAGAACCAGCAGCAGGTCACCCAGCTGATCATGCAGCGGCTCCCCGCGACCGCCTCCCTCGCGTTCGGTGCGATGGTGGTGTGGCTGATCATCGGCGTCGGCACCGGACTGCTCTCCGCGCTGCGGCGCGGCGGCATCACCGAGCGCACCCTGACCCTGCTCACCCTCGCGGGCACGAGCACCCCGGTGTTCATCCTCGGGCTGCTGATCCTGATGGTGGTCTGCGCCTACCTCCAGTGGCTGCCGTTCCCGTCGTACGTACCGCTCACCGAGGACCCCGAGCAGTGGGCGTGGAACATGCTCCTGCCGTGGTTCACCCTCGGGCTCTTCGAGAGCGCCAAGTACGCCCGGCTGACGCGCAGTTCGACGCTGGAGACGCTGGCCGAGGACCACATCCGCACCTTCCGCGCGTACGGAGTGGGGGAGCGGGCGGTGGTCGGCAAGCACGCGCTGCGCGGCGCCGTACCGCCCGTCATCGCGCTCAACGCGCTCGATGTGGGTACGGTCCTGGGCGGCGCGGTCCTCACCGAATCGCTCTTCGGCATCCCCGGCATCGGCAAGACGCTGATCGACGCCGTGAAGGTGATCGACCTGCCGGTGGTGGTCGGGGTGGTCCTGGTGATCGGGACCGCTGTCGTCGTGGCGAACGTACTCGCCGATCTGCTGTACGCCGTGGCCGACCGGAGGGTGGTGCTCCAGTGA
- a CDS encoding ABC transporter permease encodes MTAADLLTSEAATPVAASGGRQVWRRLRSRPSAVVAAVVLVLLVVLALAAPLLAALEGQDANTYHDSLIDSARGGVPTGSFGGVSADHWLGVEPGTGRDLFVRLLYGARVSLLVALGATVVQLAIGVAVGLAAGLGNRFLDTLLSRVTDVMVALPFLVMGIALTAVVPSEFPRSLLLILIIGLLGWGGTSRIVRAQTLGLKELDFVSAARLGGSGKLRVARRELLPSLAAPVITYASILLPSNIVTEASLSFLGVGVKPPTPSWGQMLSSAQTWFRADPMYVLLPSGVLFVTVLAFTVLGDAVRTALDPREASRLRIGRSRAGRARTPRTARKTPEGTAS; translated from the coding sequence GTGACTGCCGCTGATCTCCTGACGTCCGAGGCGGCGACCCCCGTCGCCGCCTCGGGCGGGCGCCAGGTCTGGCGACGGCTGCGCTCCCGCCCCTCGGCGGTCGTCGCGGCCGTCGTCCTCGTCCTGCTGGTGGTGCTGGCGCTCGCCGCGCCGCTGCTCGCCGCCCTGGAGGGCCAGGACGCCAACACGTACCACGACAGCCTGATCGACTCCGCCCGCGGCGGGGTGCCGACCGGCTCCTTCGGCGGCGTGAGCGCCGACCACTGGCTCGGTGTCGAACCGGGCACCGGGCGCGACCTGTTCGTCCGGCTGCTGTACGGCGCCCGGGTCTCCCTCCTGGTGGCGCTCGGCGCCACCGTCGTGCAACTGGCGATCGGCGTGGCCGTCGGCCTCGCGGCCGGTCTCGGCAACCGCTTCCTCGACACCCTCCTCAGCCGCGTCACCGACGTGATGGTCGCGCTGCCGTTCCTGGTCATGGGCATCGCCCTGACGGCCGTGGTGCCCTCCGAGTTCCCCCGCTCGCTGCTGCTGATCCTGATCATCGGCCTGCTGGGCTGGGGCGGCACGTCGAGGATCGTGCGGGCCCAGACCCTCGGCCTCAAGGAACTCGACTTCGTCTCCGCCGCCCGCCTCGGCGGCTCCGGCAAGCTGCGGGTGGCCCGGCGCGAACTGCTGCCGTCGCTCGCCGCGCCCGTCATCACCTACGCGTCGATCCTGCTGCCCTCGAACATCGTGACCGAGGCCTCGCTGTCCTTCCTCGGCGTCGGCGTGAAACCGCCCACACCGTCCTGGGGCCAGATGCTGTCGAGCGCGCAGACGTGGTTCCGCGCCGACCCCATGTACGTGCTGCTGCCCTCCGGGGTGCTGTTCGTGACCGTCCTCGCCTTCACCGTGCTGGGCGACGCGGTCCGTACCGCGCTCGACCCGCGCGAGGCCAGCCGGCTGCGGATCGGCCGCTCCCGGGCGGGCCGCGCCCGTACCCCCCGTACCGCACGCAAGACGCCCGAGGGAACGGCCTCATGA
- a CDS encoding ABC transporter substrate-binding protein — translation MRQPSVISRRVAVAAVTLALAAGAAACGPEDNDAKGDGGAAPASGKPQKGGTLSVLNNEPQTDFDPARLYTSGGGNIPSLVFRTLTTRNRANGAEGNKVVPDLATDTGRPNADATEWTYTLKDGLKFEDGSPITTADIKYGIERSFAAELSGGAPYLRDWLVGGSTYQGPYKDKKGLASIETPDAKTIVFKLDKPEGDFPFLATATQFAPVPKAKDTGTKYEEKPVSSGPYKVVSNEGDGEHMVLERNPNWSEATDSQRHAYPDKIDVKAGLDAAVINQRLSTSTGPDAAAITTDTNLGPAELAQVGSDKNLASRVGTGHFGYTNYLAFNPKVKPFDNPKVRQAIAYAINRTSVINAAGGSALAEPATTFLPNQPAFGYTPYDPFPAGKTGDPVKAKEVLKEAGYPKGLTITLTHSTEQNRETSPEVATAVQEALKKAGITVKLEGLEHNAFNEARWTVSKEPGFFLSRWGADWPSGGPFLAPIFDGRQIVKDGAGNFNHAQLNDPAVNKEIDEINKLTDPAAAAQRWGALDKKIGEQALDVPLFHPVYKRLVGKDVKNVVISDWTGVLDISQVSVK, via the coding sequence ATGCGTCAACCGTCCGTCATTTCCCGCCGTGTGGCAGTGGCCGCCGTCACCCTGGCCCTGGCCGCGGGCGCCGCCGCCTGCGGTCCCGAGGACAACGATGCCAAGGGCGACGGCGGCGCGGCCCCGGCCTCCGGCAAGCCGCAGAAGGGCGGGACGCTCTCGGTTCTCAACAACGAGCCGCAGACCGACTTCGACCCGGCGCGCCTCTACACCTCGGGCGGCGGCAACATCCCCTCGCTCGTCTTCCGTACGCTCACCACCCGCAACCGGGCGAACGGCGCCGAGGGCAACAAGGTCGTCCCCGACCTCGCCACCGACACCGGCCGCCCCAACGCGGACGCCACCGAGTGGACGTACACCCTCAAGGACGGCCTGAAGTTCGAGGACGGCTCCCCGATCACCACCGCCGACATCAAGTACGGCATCGAGCGCTCCTTCGCGGCCGAACTGTCCGGCGGCGCCCCGTACCTGCGCGACTGGCTCGTCGGCGGGTCCACGTACCAGGGCCCGTACAAGGACAAGAAGGGCCTCGCCTCGATCGAGACGCCCGACGCGAAGACGATCGTCTTCAAGCTGGACAAGCCCGAGGGCGACTTCCCCTTCCTGGCCACCGCCACCCAGTTCGCGCCGGTGCCCAAGGCCAAGGACACCGGGACGAAGTACGAGGAGAAGCCCGTCTCCTCCGGTCCCTACAAGGTCGTCAGCAACGAGGGCGACGGCGAGCACATGGTCCTGGAGCGCAACCCCAACTGGTCGGAGGCGACCGACTCCCAGCGGCACGCCTACCCCGACAAGATCGACGTGAAGGCGGGCCTCGACGCGGCCGTCATCAACCAGCGCCTGTCCACCAGCACGGGCCCCGACGCCGCCGCGATCACCACCGACACCAACCTGGGACCGGCCGAGCTGGCCCAGGTCGGCAGTGACAAGAACCTCGCCTCGCGCGTCGGCACCGGTCACTTCGGCTACACCAACTACCTCGCCTTCAACCCGAAGGTGAAGCCGTTCGACAACCCCAAGGTGCGCCAGGCCATCGCCTACGCGATCAACCGCACCAGCGTCATCAACGCCGCCGGCGGCTCCGCCCTCGCCGAGCCCGCCACCACCTTCCTGCCCAACCAGCCGGCCTTCGGCTACACGCCGTACGACCCGTTCCCGGCGGGCAAGACGGGTGACCCGGTGAAGGCCAAGGAGGTGCTCAAGGAGGCCGGTTACCCCAAGGGGCTGACCATCACCCTCACGCACTCCACCGAGCAGAACCGCGAGACGAGCCCCGAGGTCGCCACCGCCGTGCAGGAGGCGCTCAAGAAGGCCGGCATCACGGTCAAGCTGGAGGGCCTGGAGCACAACGCGTTCAACGAGGCCCGCTGGACCGTCTCCAAGGAGCCCGGCTTCTTCCTCTCCCGCTGGGGAGCCGACTGGCCGTCCGGCGGCCCCTTCCTCGCCCCGATCTTCGACGGCCGCCAGATCGTCAAGGACGGCGCGGGCAACTTCAACCACGCGCAGCTGAACGACCCGGCGGTCAACAAGGAGATCGACGAGATCAACAAGCTGACCGACCCGGCCGCCGCCGCGCAGCGCTGGGGCGCGCTCGACAAGAAGATCGGCGAGCAGGCGCTCGACGTCCCCCTCTTCCACCCCGTGTACAAGCGGTTGGTCGGCAAGGACGTCAAGAACGTCGTCATCAGTGACTGGACCGGTGTCCTCGACATCTCGCAGGTCTCCGTCAAGTGA
- a CDS encoding Ms4533A family Cys-rich leader peptide, whose amino-acid sequence MSPRRATAFGHAAIELALIGVTALCVADILCS is encoded by the coding sequence ATGTCTCCCCGCCGCGCCACCGCCTTCGGTCATGCCGCCATTGAGCTCGCGCTCATCGGCGTGACCGCGCTGTGCGTGGCGGACATTCTCTGTAGCTGA
- a CDS encoding DUF3152 domain-containing protein, with protein sequence MGRHSRKGPAPQGARNRGGQAPGAPVADPPAAGPDGPGGGRRRRSDGGLGPEQHRGAPDSAAGPGGPRVRGGHPEQREPGGGWGSAQRYGDPQGYGDKQRHGDRPGAALPSGRTRSGAGTASRVPGPRREFVDAFDGFDAFDTTGSLRTVSGAGTAPGFGPAPCDLDGPPGPGGPAADTARPARGGKGRALTGIAAAAVTTVLAVVVAGQVADGGAREVSAKASGGTDRGTDDDIASRSEGRAVPPLETAPPRPVVAAPLTYDQLMTRQFPLDPKLTASGDFDAVPGLDKAPGKGQKFRYRVDVEKGLGLDGTLFAQAVQKTLNDNRSWAHNGAMTFERISSGAPDFVITLASPGTTAFWCAKSGLDTTVDNVSCDSASTDRVMINAFRWARGSQTYGDRAMFAYRQMLINHEIGHRLGHSHVSCRTPGTLAPVMQQQTKSLNVEGIKCKPNPWVYPTD encoded by the coding sequence GTGGGACGACACAGTCGCAAGGGCCCCGCTCCGCAGGGCGCGCGGAACAGAGGCGGCCAGGCGCCCGGCGCGCCGGTCGCCGACCCGCCGGCCGCGGGGCCCGACGGTCCCGGGGGCGGCCGGCGCCGGCGCTCCGACGGCGGCCTCGGCCCCGAGCAGCACCGGGGCGCGCCGGACTCCGCGGCCGGGCCCGGCGGGCCGCGGGTGCGCGGCGGGCATCCCGAACAGCGTGAGCCCGGCGGCGGTTGGGGCTCCGCGCAGCGCTACGGCGACCCGCAGGGGTACGGCGACAAGCAGCGCCACGGCGACCGGCCGGGGGCCGCGCTGCCCTCGGGGCGTACGCGCTCCGGCGCCGGGACCGCGTCCCGTGTCCCGGGTCCCCGGCGGGAGTTCGTCGACGCGTTCGACGGCTTCGACGCGTTCGACACCACCGGCTCCCTCCGTACGGTCTCCGGAGCGGGTACGGCGCCCGGGTTCGGCCCGGCACCCTGCGACCTCGACGGCCCGCCAGGTCCCGGGGGCCCGGCGGCGGACACCGCCCGCCCCGCCAGGGGCGGCAAGGGCCGCGCCCTGACCGGCATCGCGGCCGCCGCGGTCACCACGGTCCTCGCCGTCGTCGTGGCGGGCCAGGTCGCCGACGGCGGCGCCCGCGAGGTGAGCGCCAAGGCGTCCGGCGGTACGGACCGGGGCACCGACGACGACATCGCCTCGCGCTCCGAGGGCCGGGCCGTCCCGCCGCTGGAGACCGCGCCGCCGAGACCGGTCGTGGCCGCGCCCCTGACGTACGACCAGCTGATGACCCGGCAGTTCCCGCTCGACCCGAAGCTGACCGCGTCCGGTGACTTCGACGCCGTACCGGGCCTGGACAAGGCACCGGGCAAGGGGCAGAAGTTCCGCTACCGGGTCGACGTGGAGAAGGGGCTCGGCCTGGACGGCACGCTGTTCGCGCAGGCCGTGCAGAAGACGCTCAACGACAACCGGAGCTGGGCGCACAACGGCGCCATGACCTTCGAGCGGATCTCCAGCGGCGCCCCCGACTTCGTGATCACGCTCGCCAGCCCGGGCACCACCGCGTTCTGGTGCGCCAAGTCCGGGCTCGACACCACCGTCGACAACGTGTCCTGCGACTCGGCCTCCACCGACCGCGTGATGATCAACGCGTTCCGCTGGGCGCGGGGCTCGCAGACGTACGGGGACCGGGCGATGTTCGCGTACCGGCAGATGCTCATCAACCACGAGATCGGACACCGGCTCGGGCACAGTCATGTGAGCTGCCGCACTCCCGGGACCCTCGCGCCCGTCATGCAGCAACAGACCAAATCCCTGAACGTGGAAGGGATCAAGTGCAAGCCGAACCCGTGGGTCTATCCCACGGATTGA
- a CDS encoding alpha/beta fold hydrolase, producing MSSTELPETLAAAVAPRVSAVRIRQGERLRSVELPGLTLTVRSRPGTRTGAPPALYVHGLGGSSENWSALMPLLEDVVDGEAVDLPGFGDSPPPDDGNYSITGQARAVIRLLDAGRRGPVHLFGNSLGGAIATRVAAARPDLVRTLTLVSPALPELRIQRSAVPTALVALPGMTALFGRLTRGWTAEERTRGLLALCYGDPSLVTDEELANAVREMERRLELPYFWDVMARSARSIVNEYTLGGQHGLWRQAERVLAPTLLVYGGRDQLVSYRMARKASAAFRDSRLLTLPDAGHVAMMEYPEQVAQAWRDLIDDEHRS from the coding sequence ATGTCTTCGACCGAGCTGCCGGAAACCCTTGCCGCCGCCGTGGCTCCACGGGTCAGCGCCGTACGGATCAGGCAGGGGGAGCGGCTGCGCTCGGTGGAGCTTCCCGGGCTCACCCTGACGGTACGGTCCCGGCCGGGGACGCGCACCGGAGCGCCGCCCGCGCTGTACGTCCACGGGCTCGGGGGCTCGTCGGAGAACTGGTCCGCGCTGATGCCGCTCCTGGAGGACGTGGTGGACGGGGAGGCCGTCGACCTGCCGGGCTTCGGGGACTCGCCGCCGCCGGACGACGGCAACTACTCGATCACCGGGCAGGCCCGCGCGGTGATCCGGCTGCTGGACGCCGGCCGGCGCGGGCCCGTGCACCTCTTCGGCAACTCGCTGGGCGGCGCGATCGCCACCCGGGTCGCCGCCGCCCGCCCCGATCTCGTCCGGACGCTCACGCTGGTCTCGCCGGCGCTGCCCGAGCTGCGGATCCAGCGCAGCGCCGTCCCCACCGCGCTGGTGGCCCTCCCCGGCATGACCGCGCTCTTCGGGCGGCTGACCCGGGGCTGGACGGCGGAGGAGCGCACCCGCGGACTGCTCGCCCTCTGTTACGGCGACCCGTCGCTCGTCACCGACGAGGAACTGGCGAACGCCGTGCGGGAGATGGAGCGCAGGCTCGAACTCCCCTATTTCTGGGACGTGATGGCGCGCTCGGCGCGCAGTATCGTCAACGAGTACACACTCGGTGGTCAACACGGTCTGTGGCGGCAGGCCGAACGGGTGCTGGCGCCGACGCTGCTCGTGTACGGCGGCCGGGATCAGCTTGTTTCGTACCGTATGGCCCGCAAGGCGTCGGCCGCGTTCCGTGATTCACGGCTCCTGACGCTTCCCGACGCCGGGCATGTTGCCATGATGGAGTACCCGGAACAGGTCGCGCAGGCCTGGCGGGACCTCATCGACGACGAGCACAGGAGCTGA
- a CDS encoding TetR/AcrR family transcriptional regulator gives MTAIEQTEAARPRGTRLPRRARRNQLLGAAQEVFVAQGYHSAAMDDIAERAGVSKPVLYQHFPGKLELYLALLDQHCEALLQAVRTALASTTDNKLRVEATMDAYFAYVEDEGGAFRLVFESDLTNEPEVRKRVDLVALQCAEAISDVIAEDTGLSKEESMLLAVGLGGVSQVVARYWLSSESAIPREQAVQLLTSLAWRGIAGFPLHGSEQH, from the coding sequence GTGACAGCCATAGAGCAGACCGAGGCGGCACGCCCGCGAGGCACCCGTCTGCCGCGCCGCGCGCGACGCAACCAGCTGCTGGGCGCGGCGCAGGAGGTATTCGTCGCGCAGGGCTACCACTCGGCGGCGATGGACGACATCGCGGAGCGGGCGGGCGTCAGCAAGCCCGTCCTCTACCAGCACTTCCCCGGCAAGCTGGAGCTGTACCTGGCCCTGCTGGACCAGCACTGCGAGGCGCTGCTCCAGGCGGTCCGCACGGCGCTGGCCTCGACCACGGACAACAAGCTCCGCGTCGAGGCGACGATGGACGCGTACTTCGCGTACGTCGAGGACGAGGGCGGCGCGTTCCGCCTGGTCTTCGAGTCGGACCTCACCAACGAGCCCGAGGTGCGCAAGCGGGTCGACCTGGTCGCCCTCCAGTGCGCCGAGGCCATCTCGGACGTGATCGCGGAGGACACCGGGCTGTCCAAGGAGGAGTCCATGCTGCTGGCCGTGGGCCTCGGCGGGGTCTCCCAGGTGGTGGCCCGCTACTGGCTGTCCAGCGAGTCCGCCATCCCGCGTGAGCAGGCGGTCCAGCTCCTCACCTCCCTGGCCTGGCGCGGCATCGCCGGCTTCCCGCTGCACGGCAGCGAGCAGCACTGA
- a CDS encoding DUF3107 domain-containing protein: protein MEVKIGVQHTPREIVLESGQSAEEVERAVADALAGKAQLLSLTDDKGRKVLVPAERIAYVEIGEPATRRVGFGAL from the coding sequence GTGGAGGTCAAGATCGGCGTGCAGCACACGCCCCGCGAGATCGTTCTGGAGAGCGGGCAGTCCGCCGAGGAGGTCGAGCGCGCCGTGGCCGACGCGCTCGCCGGCAAGGCGCAGCTGCTCAGCCTCACGGACGACAAGGGGCGGAAGGTCCTCGTACCGGCCGAGCGGATCGCGTACGTGGAGATCGGCGAGCCGGCGACACGACGCGTCGGATTCGGTGCGCTCTAG